Proteins encoded within one genomic window of Arachis ipaensis cultivar K30076 chromosome B08, Araip1.1, whole genome shotgun sequence:
- the LOC107610400 gene encoding dehydration-responsive element-binding protein 1F-like has product MFSSSLSLSHGVMVYIYIPLFNTLACINQVSAIVMEFENNEESLYYYSSSSSLSSSTSSQTQRSAISPPPSSSSPSRSQKRRSGRKKFREMRHPVYRGVRRRNGNKWVCEVREPIKKSRIWLGTYATPEMAARAHDAAVLALRGTSATFNFPLSVPLLPLAESSSPQHIREAASKAAQQTSNNDITNPPVSSSNMNLCVGVDDGGGSGGVGSISSTTFFDEEAMFNMPALLDSMAEGLLITPPSMKRGAFHDDDEFQTDLTLWNFD; this is encoded by the coding sequence ATGTTTTCAtcatcactctctctctctcatggagtcatggtatatatatatatccctcTCTTCAACACCCTTGCATGCATCAACCAAGTATCCGCCATTGTCATGGAGTTTGAGAATAACGAAGAATCACTGTATtactattcttcttcttcatcactaTCTTCTTCTACTTCATCTCAAACCCAACGCTCGGCCATCAGCCCACCGCCATCGTCATCGTCGCCATCACGCAGTCAGAAGAGGAGATCGGGGAGGAAGAAGTTCCGAGAGATGAGACACCCGGTGTACAGGGGTGTCCGGCGGAGGAACGGCAACAAGTGGGTATGCGAAGTGAGAGAACCAATCAAGAAATCAAGAATATGGCTCGGAACTTACGCTACCCCTGAAATGGCCGCTAGGGCACACGACGCCGCAGTTCTGGCACTTAGAGGCACCTCAGCCACCTTCAATTTCCCTCTCTCCGTCCCCCTTCTTCCCCTTGCGGAGTCATCTTCACCTCAACATATTCGAGAAGCTGCTTCCAAAGCCGCACAACAAACTAGTAATAATGATATTACTAACCCTCCTGTTTCTTCTTCAAATATGAATCTTTGTGTTGGtgttgatgatggtggtggtagtggtggagTGGGGTCGATTTCATCGACGACGTTCTTTGATGAGGAGGCAATGTTTAACATGCCTGCATTGCTTGATAGCATGGCGGAGGGTTTGCTTATAACACCACCGTCCATGAAGCGAGGAGcttttcatgatgatgatgaatttcaAACTGACCTCACTCTCTGGAATTTCGATTAA